Within the Fusobacterium sp. DD2 genome, the region GCTATTTGAATATCTGTTTTCACTTTGAACCTCCCAAATTTTATTTAAACAAAAAGTCTAAGTGCACACTTATGCTGACATCAGCACACACTTAGACCTTCATTTATTATTATTATGTTATATAAATTTTTTAATTTAATTACTGATGTTCCATGTTTTAATCTAAATAACATTTCAAACTCCTTTTAGTACTCATTCACATATACCAAAAGGAATATAGTTCCATGTTACTAAAAACTACATCACTTTTCCCATAGCAGCTAATTTAAGGTTAGCCGTAGAAACTCCTGACCATATTACAGGTATATATGAGAGTATTTATTTTTATATCTAAAGGTTATCACATATCTCGAATTTTGTCCATTACTTTTTCGATTTTAGCTTTTTTTAAGTCCTTCTATCCCTAAAATGTAACCAAATGTTCCAAATCCGTTAATTTGTCCCTTACATCCTGGAGCAGTTATTGATTTGTGCCTGAAATCTTCTCTAGCATAAATATTTGAAAGATGAACTTCTACAACTGGAATATCTATGCTTTTAATAGCATCTAATAAAGCAACTGAAGTATGAGTATACGCACCTGGATTTATAACTATCCCATCAAATTTTTCCAAATAGGCTCTTTGAATAAAGTTAATCAACTCACCCTCTATATTACTCTGCAGTATTTCCACTTCAATTCTATTTCTTTCACAGTACCCTTGAATATATCTGCATAGCTCTTCATAAGTTCCTGTGCCATATACATTCTTTTCTCTTATACCTAAAAAATTAATGTTTGGACCATTTATTACCATTATTTTCATATTTTTCCCCCTAAGTATTTCAATAAATCTCTATATAATAAAGAATCAAATTTTCTATTCTGCCATATCTCTTCAGCTTTTATTCCCTGCTCTACCAGCATCGAAAGACCATTTACAGTTACTAATCCACATTCCCTTGCATTTTTTAAAAAAAGAGTTTCTTCAGGATTATATATTATATCTGCAGCATATTTAAACTTTTTTAAAATTTCTTTACCAACTGGTGTTTTCTCTATATTTGGATACATTCCTAATGGAGTAGCATTTATTATAAGATCTCCTCTATCTATTTCATTATAATCTATCACCCTGATATATGGAAATCTTTCTAAAAGTTTTGGCTTTTTCTCTTCTGAATTACGGCTTACCAGATTTATCTCATCTGCACCTAGTTTTTTTAAAGCTACAATTATAGATTTTGCTCCTCCACCAGTACCAAGTATATAACACTTTTTCCCTGTAACATCTATATTTTTTTCATTTAGCATCTTAATAACACCATAATAATCAGTGTTATAACCATAGCTTTTATCCTCTTTAAGAAGTACAGTGTTTATTGCTCCTATCTCCTTTGCTTCATCAGATATCCAATCTAACTTGTCAAATAGAACCTCTTTATATGGCA harbors:
- the aroQ gene encoding type II 3-dehydroquinate dehydratase; its protein translation is MKIMVINGPNINFLGIREKNVYGTGTYEELCRYIQGYCERNRIEVEILQSNIEGELINFIQRAYLEKFDGIVINPGAYTHTSVALLDAIKSIDIPVVEVHLSNIYAREDFRHKSITAPGCKGQINGFGTFGYILGIEGLKKS
- the aroE gene encoding shikimate dehydrogenase, whose product is MVKLGLVGEKLGHSFSPEIHKFILEKIGVKGEYSLIEIPKDKSKDILEIVREKGVTGFNITVPYKEVLFDKLDWISDEAKEIGAINTVLLKEDKSYGYNTDYYGVIKMLNEKNIDVTGKKCYILGTGGGAKSIIVALKKLGADEINLVSRNSEEKKPKLLERFPYIRVIDYNEIDRGDLIINATPLGMYPNIEKTPVGKEILKKFKYAADIIYNPEETLFLKNARECGLVTVNGLSMLVEQGIKAEEIWQNRKFDSLLYRDLLKYLGGKI